The following are from one region of the Triticum aestivum cultivar Chinese Spring unplaced genomic scaffold, IWGSC CS RefSeq v2.1 scaffold37828, whole genome shotgun sequence genome:
- the LOC123172766 gene encoding uncharacterized protein, producing MHKVLIPLVLPDYQGMSRAARDEKSGASRRKGSRDSNGQNNPVEAARGSSRQITIKREKQRKGPMEEFGEEQGLHHLASRKGRPCHHLASPGPHAPVSSIEAGFRELRLQGRMNVQVCSIKCFSTFDG from the exons ATGCACAAAGTGCTTATTCCTTTGGTGCTTCCAGATTATCAAGGTATGAGCAGAGCAGCGAGGGATGAGAAAAG TGGTGCATCTAGGAGGAAGGGATCTAGAGACAGCAATGGGCAAAACAATCCTGTGGAGGCAGCAAGAGGCAGTTCTCGACAAATCACTATTAAG AGAGAAAAGCAGCGCAAGGGTCCAATGGAAGAATTTGGTGAAGAACAAGGTCTCCATCATTTGGCGTCAAGGAAGGGAAGACCATGTCATCATTTGGCCAGTCCAG GTCCCCATGCCCCTGTATCTTCCATCGAAGCCGGGTTCCGCGAGCTAAGGTTGCAGGGGAGAATGAACGTGCAAGTTTGCAGCAtcaaatgtttttctacatttGATGGGTAG